In the genome of Chrysiogenia bacterium, the window CCGTGGCGCATGGCGAACTCGACCGAGCGGGTCTGGAGCACCTTGGCCCCAAGCGACGCCATTTCGAGCATTTCTTCGTAGCTGACATGGTTGATCTTGCGGGCCTCGGGCACAAAACGTGGATCGGTCGTATAGACGCCGTTCACGTCGGTATAGATCTCGCACACGTCGGCCTTCAGCGCCGCGGCGAGCGCCACCGCCGAGAGATCGGAGCCGCCGCGGCCGAGCGTCGCAACCTCGCCATCTTCGGTCACGCCCTGAAAGCCCGCGACCACCGCGACGTTGCCGTTTCCGAGCGAAGCCAGCAGCTTCTCCGAATCAATGTCCTTGATGCGGCACTTGGTGTGTGCATTGTCGGTGTGAAAGGCCACCTGCCAGCCCAGAAAACTCTGCGCCTTGCCGCCGAGCTTCTCGATCGCCATGGCCAGCAACGCGATGGTCACCTGCTCGCCGCTGGCCAGCAGGACGTCCATCTCGCGCGGATTGGGCTTGTCCGAGTAGAAATTCGCCATGTCGGTGAGCCGGTTGGTCTCCCCAGACATTGCCGAGACGACAACTGCGACCTGGTTGCCCTGCTCTACCGTTCGAAGCACGCGGCGCGCGACGTTCTCGATCTTCTCGAGCGAGCCGACCGAAGTGCCGCCGTATTTTTGCACAACGAGTGCCACTAGCTGTTCGCCTCCAGTAATTCGATG includes:
- a CDS encoding aspartate kinase: MALVVQKYGGTSVGSLEKIENVARRVLRTVEQGNQVAVVVSAMSGETNRLTDMANFYSDKPNPREMDVLLASGEQVTIALLAMAIEKLGGKAQSFLGWQVAFHTDNAHTKCRIKDIDSEKLLASLGNGNVAVVAGFQGVTEDGEVATLGRGGSDLSAVALAAALKADVCEIYTDVNGVYTTDPRFVPEARKINHVSYEEMLEMASLGAKVLQTRSVEFAMRHGVTVHVRSTFEDTDGTFIGKEDPEMEELLVSAIAYDKNEAKITMHKVPDKPGIAAKLFAAISGANINVDMIIQNISSEGHTDMTFTVGKADVPRAEEIVRKIAEETGAAGVITDSKIAKVSAIGVGMRSHAGVASRMFNCLAKEGVNIQMISTSEIKVSCVVDEKYTELAVRALHEEFELDKVAS